Proteins found in one Campylobacter lari genomic segment:
- the hpf gene encoding ribosome hibernation-promoting factor, HPF/YfiA family, whose amino-acid sequence MNTSIVGKQFELTESIKEYVEKSFDALSKYGLDVISARCVISADERHGKKGFWAEFSINLAGINTVVVKQKDKDLYAAIDLAIDRISKVLRRLHDKNITHKHQDEIKENLVLPSVIEEDEIVPMELELYKPLEIEEALEKLKASKDVFLVFNDIDAKMRVLYKKKDGKFGLF is encoded by the coding sequence ATGAATACAAGTATAGTTGGAAAACAATTTGAGCTAACTGAGTCTATAAAAGAGTATGTGGAAAAAAGCTTTGATGCTTTAAGTAAATATGGCTTAGATGTGATTTCTGCGCGTTGTGTTATAAGTGCTGATGAAAGGCATGGAAAGAAAGGATTTTGGGCTGAATTTAGCATTAACCTAGCTGGTATTAATACAGTGGTTGTAAAACAAAAAGATAAAGACTTATATGCTGCTATAGATTTGGCTATTGATAGAATTTCTAAGGTTTTAAGAAGATTGCATGATAAAAATATTACCCATAAACATCAAGATGAGATAAAAGAAAATTTAGTATTACCAAGCGTGATCGAGGAAGATGAGATAGTTCCAATGGAACTTGAACTATATAAACCTTTAGAAATTGAAGAAGCATTAGAAAAGCTAAAAGCAAGTAAAGATGTATTTTTAGTTTTTAATGACATAGATGCAAAAATGAGAGTGTTGTATAAGAAAAAAGATGGTAAATTTGGTTTATTTTAA
- a CDS encoding endonuclease III domain-containing protein, with amino-acid sequence MSGYEIFKALVNANIDYNDFEWLENKTLSEFEILISVVLTQNTNWKNVLKALTNLKQANITKMEDLLTLSTQDLAFLIKPSGFYNTKAKYIKNFTQKYFQYFNSFELFKEEVDREWLLSIKGFGQESADGILNYICKKEVLVADAYSAKIANYLGYECQSYDDLADFLKKDIVKNQQELCILLKKECKLYELYQIFHALIVSFCKMHFQGKKLSADGVLILDPLKF; translated from the coding sequence ATGAGTGGATATGAAATTTTTAAAGCTTTAGTTAATGCAAATATTGACTATAACGATTTTGAGTGGCTAGAAAATAAAACTTTAAGTGAGTTTGAAATTTTAATTTCTGTAGTTTTAACTCAAAATACAAACTGGAAAAACGTATTAAAAGCTTTGACAAATTTAAAACAAGCAAATATTACCAAGATGGAAGATTTATTAACTTTAAGCACTCAAGATTTAGCGTTTTTAATAAAACCAAGTGGATTTTATAATACCAAGGCAAAATATATTAAAAATTTCACTCAAAAATATTTCCAATATTTTAATTCTTTTGAACTTTTTAAAGAAGAAGTAGATAGAGAATGGCTTTTGAGTATTAAGGGTTTTGGTCAAGAAAGCGCAGATGGAATTTTAAATTATATTTGCAAAAAAGAAGTTTTAGTAGCTGATGCTTATAGTGCAAAAATAGCTAATTATTTAGGCTATGAGTGTCAAAGTTATGATGATTTAGCAGATTTTTTAAAAAAAGACATAGTTAAAAACCAACAAGAATTGTGTATTTTACTAAAAAAAGAATGTAAATTATACGAGCTTTATCAAATTTTTCATGCTTTAATTGTTTCTTTTTGTAAAATGCATTTTCAAGGTAAAAAACTTTCAGCAGATGGTGTGCTTATTTTAGATCCCTTAAAATTTTAA